In Capsicum annuum cultivar UCD-10X-F1 chromosome 7, UCD10Xv1.1, whole genome shotgun sequence, one genomic interval encodes:
- the LOC107877343 gene encoding protein STRICTOSIDINE SYNTHASE-LIKE 10-like — MNASNLSLLIISALIVSVNLAYDSSKNVFKSQNDLSKSKIIQLKGAVGPESVAFDPKGQGPYVGVADGRILKWRGSFWVNFAVTSSNRKNCSMPSAPELEHVCGRPLGLRFDTKTGELYIADAYLGLQVVGPKGGLATPLIQKFKGKPLVFTNDVDIDDHDDVIYFTDTSTKYQRRNYLDSFSSGDKTGMLMKYVKSTKKVTVLLRGLAFANGVALSKNRSFVLVAETTNFRILRYWLKGPLVGTHDTFAELPGMPDNIRTNSKGEFWIALQAITSQSSISDSNLGKLPLTVQQLYKAQLRPTAMKLSEDGGILEVLEDSKSETLRSISQAEEKDGKLWIGSVVLSFLRVCRL, encoded by the coding sequence ATGAATGCTTCAAATCTATCATTGTTGATCATCAGTGCACTAATTGTCTCGGTTAATTTAGCCTATGATAGTTCGAAAAATGTGTTTAAATCCCAAAATGACctctcaaaatccaaaatcatccaACTGAAAGGAGCAGTTGGACCAGAGAGTGTCGCTTTCGATCCAAAGGGCCAAGGCCCGTACGTAGGAGTTGCCGATGGACGAATTCTCAAATGGCGAGGATCATTTTGGGTTAATTTTGCAGTCACCTCTTCTAATAGGAAGAATTGTAGCATGCCTTCTGCTCCTGAATTGGAGCATGTATGTGGAAGACCATTAGGCTTACGATTCGATACCAAGACAGGGGAACTATACATTGCTGATGCCTATCTTGGGCTCCAAGTTGTAGGACCAAAAGGAGGATTAGCTACCCCgttaatccaaaaattcaaaggTAAGCCACTGGTCTTCACAAATGACGTTGATATTGATGATCATGACGATGTGATTTACTTCACGGATACAAGCACAAAGTACCAGCGAAGGAATTATCTAGACTCTTTTTCAAGTGGAGATAAGACTGGCATGCTAATGAAATATGTTAAATCAACAAAAAAAGTAACAGTTTTATTAAGAGGCCTTGCTTTTGCAAATGGTGTAGCTTTGAGTAAAAACCGGTCCTTCGTGCTAGTGGCTGAAACTactaattttagaattttaaggTATTGGCTTAAAGGCCCCCTTGTGGGAACACATGATACGTTTGCTGAGTTGCCGGGAATGCCCGACAACATCAGAACAAATTCCAAAGGGGAATTTTGGATCGCCCTGCAAGCAATAACATCACAATCGAGTATTTCAGATTCAAATTTGGGAAAGCTCCCATTGACCGTGCAGCAACTGTACAAAGCGCAGCTGCGCCCTACGGCAATGAAGTTAAGTGAGGACGGGGGCATTTTAGAGGTTCTAGAAGATTCTAAAAGCGAGACATTGAGGTCTATCAGTCAAGCTGAGGAGAAAGATGGCAAGCTGTGGATTGGTTCTGTTGTGTTGTCCTTTTTGAGAGTTTGCAGATTATGA